From the genome of Tachypleus tridentatus isolate NWPU-2018 chromosome 6, ASM421037v1, whole genome shotgun sequence:
taacaaatgtttgtatcagttactttttttgtgtgtgcttgTATATCTTACTAAGTTATatgtaaaagaaatttaaaataggTTGCCCTATTTACTTAGTTATTCAGTCATAAACATTAAAGACTATTTGGCTAAGCATGTATAGTCCTGAAAGTATGTGCATCATACAGAACATATGAGAATATGCTGTGGTTAAGTGTTCTAAAAAAAAGTATCCTGTCATTTGTTGAAGAACCTGAATTAGTCTGTGTTTCTAGgacatttaaaagtaaaatatttatacactagaACAAGTGCAACCATCTCTTGGAAGCACATGTGAATGCAAGTTTTCTTAAGGTAaacttttattgaattattttttgtaattcagACGGATGAGTGGGAAGAATCTGACAGGAAGAAAGGATCACAGAGGAAGTCTCCCGGGAGTGGTGGAGATCAGTTAGAAATGAAAGTATGTCATTGCATTCCTACTTATCTTTAAATGTCATACTGTAAGTTGAACATTCTGTTATACATAGTAATGTAcctttaatgttaaattataaatatatttttgatatttccatgtgtttagaaacaaaagtcATTTTGCAGTAGAATAGCAGTAGAACTTTGTTTTATATGTTACATCATGGTACATGGTGGTTTACTCTTATGTTTCATTGTTAAAGATggaaattaaataattcagaataagAGAGAGCAAAAGGAGTAAGATGGATATCAACATTTAGAATATCTGTGATGTTTGGGCTGGAAAAAGATTTAGATTGTAGTTACCTCACTGCATTGTAATGTAATATGTGGAtgaaatagtgtgtgtgtgttacatgGTATCTTATTAACTGATAAATTTCACATTCCAAAACTTGAATAATGTTTTGCTAATTGCTAATCAGGATATCTTTTTATACTGAGCAAGATTTTGATCATTCTGAATTCATCATTGGCATACTAGGACACTTGCTAGACGATTATTAGACTAGTAGCAAAACACAGAGTTATTCCACTTGTGCAAATTTTCCATGCTGAAAATAATTCTAAGAAAATATAACTAGTTTGTCTGACcacataatttatatgtatattatttctgAAAGATATTGTGGCTTCCACTAGTAATAAATTACAAAGCTTGCAGAACAGTATTTACTTCTGTTTGAGGACAACTTAACATTGTCAGTTAGTGTTCAGTATCTAGCTTATATTTAGTACTTATTCAACAACcaaacagtttatattattatttaccagGAACACTATAACTTAAGATCTAGCATAGATACTAGGAAGTAGAAGGttataaataacaacatacaGAAGgataattaactttattaatgttgaataaaaataattataataagattGATCATGATTTCTCATAAAGATTAGAAAATTTTTTGAACAAACCAAGATCTTAGTAAAacgtgttttaatttttatatcttccAAAACATATGAGCCTACTTTGtcatgtaaaacaaacatttcttgcTAAACTTATAGTGTGGTAAGTGAATATAATGGTTTTCTTTGcagttatttttatcactataattgagtttattttaaccaatttttaataaatcttcTTTTAAAGGAACGtaaatttaagctattttaatATGAAGGCACTTTTCCTTATTAATAAATATTCCTTTGTTAGAGCCATTAAGGTGAATCCACCttatataacactaaatatcaGGACTTCATACCCACATGGGCATCGtgtagatagcccattttgtaattctgtgcttaaaaacaaatgaaattgtcTAAAGAATTTAGCTAgcatatgtatttttttctatattgttGTAAAACTATGATATACTACAATAAGTTTGTCACATACTATTCACTTTCTGATTAGTACTTactgaaatacatttgttcattaataaatgttaaagaaGTACAGGACAAGTTATACATGGCTGGACTGTTAATGACATTCTTCATtctctatatttaaatattactggCATTTGTAGACACTGGAAGGGGCCAATTATGATATAAGTATACACTTGGAATTATTATATGGTCCCTTTAAGTATTGTTATTTCATTCAACTCAGTCTGTTATTGTTTTTGCCTTTTACGAAAATTGCATCTGTAGTTTTCATATGCtgtaaaactaatgaaacattttaaataaatatgttgacTCTTCAGTTAGTTATTCAACCAAAGGACTTGAATGGATATCTGGTATCTCTACAAACCATAATCTGCATTACTGTTAAGTCATGTTGTTGACTGTAATATGCCAACACTATCATATAACAACAATAGTGCAGGCTATATGGACCTGTTACTTCCAGAGGCCTAAATTTAACTGTAGGCAGGTGAATATGTTTGTAATtgtgtattaaacaaaacaatattattatagtGTTATGAGTGTGAATATTATATTTAACCAACTACAATGCATGTTTGTAGtgggttaattttatttttgacattaaCAATGGccttaaaaaaattgtattaaaattccTCTCTTCTGAGTATAGGTGTAAATATACCTTTTTACTTGTTaagtaagttgtttttatttttcacattgaGACAATAACATAgcgtaataaaaaataattgtagtGTAATCTATAAGTATATTAACTGGATTTATATTTTGCTCCTGgtggtaataataattaattaatttcattataaattttgttaaatttgtataACTTAAAGCAGATGTatcattttacagtataactaatccatattaagaggtttgttttttttatctgttttatgatAGTTACATTGGTTTTGaaatttcaacttaaaaatatatttatgtcctAAATGAGATAGCAGAATTATCATGTCAATTTCAAAGTATTACTAGGAATCATACAAGCTCAAGTTCATCATTATATTTAATCTCAAGTGTTAGCTTTATTACTTCTTGTAAGAGGGCCTTTTCTAGGTAGTTTATTATACATGAAATTTTAGTCATAGAAACAACAGCAATAAAGTTTTTCTAAAGTTATCTTTTAACTTTTTAGCTGTTGTATAGCAgggtaaaacaaattataagtcaGTGTAACTTAGTGGCATGTTAAGTGGAAAGAAACTCTTGTGAATAGCTTGTTAAACAATGGATTTTTTTCGTTCtagtacaaaacaaatataaattagtaTTGTAAAGTAGTAGTAATCCAGATACTTATCTATGTATcccatgtataatattttaaggaTAGTAAGAagaattaatgtaaaatttaatatctgtaaatataAGCTGAGTTAATAGGTTGCTATTGTTACTTAGTTGGATCTGCTATATGTTGATTTCTTTTCCAGTTCATTCGCCAAAGACTTCAACGAACTAATAAGAGCAGTTTTGGCCAAGGAAGCTATAACTCACTCCAGAGGCTCAGTCCTTTCCAAGGGGACCATTCTGCTATATCACTTTCAACCCTTGCTGGCAGCAATAATGGTTCTGTCTGCCCCTCTTTGCCGTCCACAACAACACTACCATCTAGCACTTCACCTTATCAACATGTACACAGCAAATCAGCATACGGTGTGCCCATGGGGCCAGTTGATAGGTCTCACACGGGCCCTATTCCAATTCCCCACATTCCAAAGGCCCCTATTCCCCGCATTCTTAGTAGTGTTGAAGGTTTAAATCAGGTGAATAGCAGTAATTATTATACTATCTTTTGTTAGGAGAAACGTAGATGATCCTTTACtttaactaattaaaatactCAGAAATGTAATTCTGACATTATCTGATGAGTTTGAGAAATTTAATGAGCTGCAGCTTAACGTTAAAAGACATTATTTCAATATCTCTACTGATTCCTTCTCCCATATGTTAAAATTTATGTTCTTATTTGTCTTTCCTTTGAAACTGTTACATCAGAAGTATAAAATTACACAGGTTATTGGTGCTGTTATGTTAGTTATTTATTTGTCAAAATTGGTGTATTTAGTTTTTTCAATACTTTTTCTAATCGAACTTTTAagtgaaaacaaagaacaatatgtTATAATGTGTCAACCATGGTGTATCTGTCATGTCTATTTCTGAAGAGACCTTTTATCCGATACTAAAGTTCATTAAGCCAGTTAGGATATAATGTATATAGTAGTAGCTAAGATgcaatttgtattattttatgtatagtgACATTTAGCACGTGTACTAGATTAAGTgagttgtaattattataatttttttatttaaatgaacaaGAGAAATCCCATAAAATGTATGAAACCCAGAAAGTTGTCTTCTTTTCTTTCAACAGGCAGTTGCAGCCCACTAAAGTTCACAAACTTAGCATGTCTACCCTGTTGCTAGTTCCACTGAAACAACATTATTACCTAATGCTGTTATAATCATTGTGTTGTAATTCAGATGCATGTAAGCAGATGAACTCCAGTTCATTCTGTGCAACTAACTAATTTTCATTGGTGCTACAGTTTTACCACAAACTGATTACATGAACTAGTGTTAAGATCTAATAATTGATTTCTTAATTGGCTGTGAGCTGTCACAAACGTTACTAACTAGAGAGCTTGTTGACCAGTTTGAGTTTCTGATGTATCTCGTAGAGTACTCCTACTGCATAttctactgtttttttgttttttttaagctacTGTATGTTATTAAGTACTTTTATGAATAGGTACTCAGAGATGTCATTCCACAAAAATGCAACCATAAAGGTTATAATTCATAAGATTTTATGTCCTGATACCTTTAAGATTgccagtttttaatatttcatataccAGTGAGTGAATGAAAACTCTGGCATAGTTAACCAAACTACTTTATgaacttgtaattaaaataaatgtatatatatttctaatctGTACTAAATATGCTGGAAAGTCTGCTATGTTCTCATCAATAACTACTTTGTgtgaattaatttaaatgtatgCAGGTTTAATGCATCATTCtcatatttctataaaattgttacaaatatGTACTGTTTTGAAAGTCATCCAAAGCCCTAAAAAGTTGTGTATCGCGTGTCATACAGCACATACCTTTAAAACTACTCAATACTCTTGTAGAGCTCATTCTTTTAAAGCTTCTCAGTTCTCTCCAATAACACATACTACTCAGTGCTCTTATCTTCCCATTCAGCTGTTGGACACAATATAGATATCATTAGTGTAGTTGAGTATCTGCTTTTTCTTTTTGTAGTGATAACTGTTGCATCCAAATAGTCAAGGAAGTATATGCACTTGTGCTATACATTTTGTAGCTTGTAACAAATTTGGTTTGCTGTGCACCATTTCACTTTCTTCAGGAGGGTAGATTTAGATGTGCATTATGCACTATTGTAGATGTCCAAATGAAGGACTGCTTTCCTTGTTTATAATATGTCTTTGGGTTTGATAAGTGATGAATACTTGGTccttttgttttgttagtttctgCCTTATATAGATCTACCTATCCTCGATAAGCTGTTACTTTAAAAACCTTATGATTAAAGCTTAAATTGTGacataaaatatttccaaattataagtataatttggatgggaataatcttaCCAGTGTTATGAAAGACAGAAATCTTGGCATAATGGCTGATAGGTCTTTAAAGCTatccaaacagtgtgctgttgctagtgttagggcaaataggattttagattgtatctataaaaatattggctataAGTCTAGAGAGATTATAATCTCATTGTACAAGTCCCTGTTTAGGTCACATTTGAAATATTAGGTTCAGTTTTTGATTCTTTACTTTAGGAAAGACACTGAATGGTTgtaaagggttcagagaagggttgcTAGAATGGGATGGAGGGGGTTGTCATACTATGAAAGGCTGAAAcctttcaaattgttttctcttgtgaAAAGAACAGTTAATGgaggatctgattgagatgtttagGATTGTGTTGGTTCATCATCTTTTTCTCATTCAAAAGTGAGAATagtagaactaggggacacaatTTGGCAGGGTAGAAGCTATCTACAactaagacatttttatttttgtaatagggTAATTGGCTTTTGGAATaagttgccttcagatgttgtggaggcagtaaatttaagtgagttaaagaaaaagcttgataaggggtggctttaagatttttaaatttattttttaaaataaatttagtttagaggatgaaaCAGCCAGAGTGAACTAATAGGTCCCATTTTATTTCAGAACATTGTGTTATATGTTATGTATAGTTTCAGTAATCTGTTATCAGCAGGATTTCAACACATTATTGATCTAAGTATGATTTTCAACAGGACACATTTTTTCcataatatacactatatttttttaagtttctataTGAATTAGTTTGTGTATGAAATACAACATTTTTCTCTTCTCTACTCAGAACTATGaggtttataatttttgttcatgGTTGTTTTGCTCTTTCTTTTATGTGCATTATACTATTTCAGGAGATAGAAAGATTAGTTCTCAAAGGACTCTCAGGGAATGATTGTGTGGATATTGAGCTTGAGAGGGTGAGTTaaattttttcttctatttctgaTGCTCTGTATTTGTCATagcataaattatttttcatatctaTTTGTGTGATgaataaactactattttataatgataaagaaGTAGTATGAAAAAGCAGTAAGTTATTTAACcatttaaatatgcaaatttgttTCCATGGGTATTGTCCAGGCCACAAAAGAAATGGTAAAAATGTGtgatttgtaaaattacttttacataagtTGAAGACATTTTTAGAGTTTGTGTACTTACCACTATTCAGTAGTATTTTTTTGGATATGATATATCTGAAAGCAATCCTCCAGGCATAGACCTACTTTATACTGAGGACACCATATTGCTACATATTTTCACCATTCTTCTCAGTGTTTGTTATTCACGCATATGTGGCatatatgttgatttttttttcatagctCCTGTTGGAGGCACATGTACTGGAGAATGCCTTTCTGTAAAATTTAGAGCAAGCAATTTATCTGTATTTTGTGTTGATTGTCATTCGTTTTGCAGGtagtgtataatatttttcaagcAGTTGGCTAATTACTTTCCTACTGAAAAAACAGGAagctatataaaaaacaaaccaccACCACCAAAAACACGTAGATAGGTGTATTTTATCTTGTATATATTATGGCTAACCAGTTTTACTTTGTTTGGAGTTATTGTTGAGTACTGAATGTATTTTTTGTGCACAGTATTCTAATGATATATGTGTGAGTGTGAAGCATACATTGTAACAAATAGATTTTATCCTTTACAGGAATTAGAACCTCCTCCAGATGGTCACCGAGCTCCCATCGCTGACCTCTTTAGGTCTACCACAGTGACATCCACATGTAATGTGGACACACAAACACCCTCTGGTAGAGGAGAAAGTTGCTCCAGCAGTGGTGCAACTAGTCGTAGTCAATCAGTCTCACCAACTGTGCCATTTTTAGGCCAGATGGACAGCTTTCAGTTTCCCAGCAGAGGTAATCAAACAATGCTTGACCCCAATGAACATATTTCCACTtgtacattttgtgtgtgtgtgtgtgtgtgtgtgtgtgtatatatatcacatataCAGTAATTGAACAAAAAGTGtgagtgtatttatatatatatcaactgatCAACAGTAGTGGAACTGTTGTGAATAGCTGAATATGTACAATATTAAAGGATCATTCCCTTCAACTTGAATTCATAACACATACAGATGAGCACAGCTTTGTAAAAAGTGATGCTCTGATCTACTGTTAAAACCACAATTCAATATCTTACCAAACAATACTGGATATGAAGTAATATTACATGGACTGCTTGTCTAatgataagttatttttatgttgttccAGTTAATgatcaacaaaaaaaacaagtaataaacatGTAAGAGAGTGGTAAAGCTACCTGTTTGTAGATTTCAGCCTTTTACGTAATAACTACACTTCTACAGAGCAGATTTAattaaacagtttcaaaaatgtaaatttggTTTCTCTGTagtaaatcaaacaaacagaatacacacacaaataatatttattgacaCACTAAAGCAAACAAAGCTAATGGTCAGGAGTAGTTCCTCATCAGTTTATCTAGGATTGCATTTAGTaactttaaaacatgtttttaagttaTTGTAGTTCTGGTCTACTtaattagattatattatttattagaaGTGAAGTGTCTTTATTGTAAGTTAttagaaattattgtttattcAAAGGGACATAAAATTCCTTTCCTAAATCTTACATTGaaccatataaaatatttaactttcaagTTCACTGTTGTTTgtcaaaaaaacaactaaaattactacatctaaacatatataaattacatcaagtaattgttttttaaattagaaGATAAGTACTTCATTGGAACACTTGCAAGTTACCCAAACCTCTTAATTTCCAAGAGAAGTCTTGCTTTAAAAGAAATCAAGTGCTTTATCTGAACCTTtgtaaaaattctgaaaaaaaaacaactaattttgtAAGTATGGTACGGTTTCAAACACAAGTAAAATGTCTCGATTATACCTTgctataaataatgttaataatctaaaacatgtattttaatgttggttgttgctgttttgttttttcccagAAGGAAGTAAAAGTGCCTCACCTGATCCTGACTGTATCTTTAAACTTGGTACAAGTCCTCACATAAATAAATTCTTGGCCAGAGAACCTCCTGATGGTTGTGAGAAAGTGAAAATTGTAGATGAGAGAAGGTATGTAAATGGAAAacgaatatttgtttatattattaagaaatgtgcaaaatataattgtgaaaaaccttaaaattattgtatgagtacatttctttgtttttatttagtcttgcatatatttttttaattacttataaaGATGGTAGATGAACTACACATCTCAaaagaaaatagtaaatattcatatttcaaaagACTGTTTTCATTCAAGTTAAAAGGATGAAATATTATGCTGCAGTAATAAAATGGGAAGCAAAAGGTTACTTGTGCAAAAGTGTTATTGGAAGTTACTGGAATGAGACAGCAGTGATGATGACTTATGTCAAAAATATAGTTAGAAATCACTGGAATGAGACATCAATGACTTGTGTCAAAAATATAGTTATAAATTACTGAAATGAGACATTAATGATAATGTACAAAAAGTATAGTTGTAAATTTCTGCATGGATGTCAATAATGGTGTACATCAGAAGTATAATATAAAGAACGTTATTATTAAAGTGATCTAATAACAACAGCAAAAGAATAATActactgaaaagaaagaaatcagAATTAAACTTACACTTACTACAAAAAGTAAGATTAATCAGGGgaacaaaaaatagaaaaaatcaGCTTCTGTTTTTTTAAGTACTGAAATGTATGTAACCAGTTGcgatataattttcataaatggACAGTTACAACACCTCCCATATGCATCATTTCACATTTATGtatgactgttttaatgttaatgaaTTTGCAATTAAGAATGgaaaattaacattgtttatagaTGGTGACACATCTATAAATGTACATGTAAGTGAACCATGCTCTGTTCAGTTGCAAATGGTTCTTGATACAAATCATTGTAAGTTATAATGCTTTTGTTACCATTTTTTTGTTAAGATGACTTCAAATGACCATTGTGATAATTAATGGTCATTCATTAGTGAAATTTGCtgtgaaaacaaaactttttctgATGCAAGACCATATGTATGTAATGAATTTTTCAACatggttattttgtttattacaatcCATGGAATTGTTTGTAACATATCTATCACTTGATAACatattataacaagtataaaTAGTACAGGCTTGAATTGTTGGTATTGTATTAAGGTTCAAGTGTATATTATTAATTGATTTGTTTCCTGCAGTGTGTATTCCAAGATCTTGCATCTTGTAATCACTAAAATGAACACAATATAATACTGAACTGTCTGAATAAACAAAGTTGGGTCTTTTTGCatgaaacttgtatatttttttttctcaaatttcaATTTATAGTCCTTTGGAAAGCAACGAAACTTGTGATCCTGTATTGGTACATTTCATACTTAAACATTGgccaaatattttaattttattcaagtCATAAGAATAAGTTATAAAAGTTATGCCCAATCTCTTTCAGAAAGTTATCCTTCTCAAActtctttttaaaaacaatttcctttttttctggCCAGACTTGTGATAAGTTTTATCACACAACATAATAACTAAAAGAAGCATGTAAGGTATGTCGGTTAGAATTTATGTGTTTCAACCCTGGCTAACCATAGCTGTACAAACTAGGGACTCGGTTCTGTGAATGCTTAAGTGTAAATGAAAGGGAcaaatgtagtatttgttttacatGCAAGAAATTCATTCTTTGAATGATTTAGCAAATCCAgtattaaagtaacaaataaaacaagtatgttgttataaataaaatacatatgttagtgtttttattaaatcatgTTAGGAATAATGAACTTCAATCTCAACAAATCAACACTCCATTAAATACAGATTTTTAACTGGAGATTGAAGCAAAATCCTAGATTTaggaactttaaaataaaaattttgcatAATTCATTGCAAGAATTAGCTGAACACAGGAAAGTAATGTGAGCTTggaatttttcaatatatatataatgaaatataaggCAACATCTTATTACTATATAGTTATCCAACTTTAAATTAGTCACAACAATGTTGTGTCAGAAAATACTTTAGGTAATAGCATACTTCatgaagttaaataatttttaccaaATCATAAACATTAAGTTTACAAGAAAAAGTAAGATTCTTTTAtagttgaataaataatttttttgaagtCTTATTTTTgatattctgtagtgtttaataatatataaacaaaacttcagtttaagaaacttttatatactatatacaatgtGTTATAAATAGTTGTGCAAGAAACTGTTTAATCAAACTGTAAACGTGTAAAGAAATCACAAATCTGTCTTGCTGTAACTTTATCATTATTCAATCTGCTAATAAGAGGAACAGTATAATATTAGAGATAACCAACATaaccagaaacatttattttgtatgaacTATTTAGAATACCATGAGCTCAAGCAACAAGTGTAATGTTGTTATTGTgtactatttattaataataacaaacatatatcTTGTTATTCTGCAATGATggattataagtttattttagaTTATACAATGATGTGTGCTTACCTACTGTtagaaactattttattttctgtgtctGTGATTGGTTTTAACTTGAATTAAATTTACTGTCATTTGAAAGAATATTAATAATCCTGTACCTTTCTGATATTTACATATGACAATATGATTACATTTTGTACACCTGTGAGatttatttactgtaattaaacaattaataGCAAAAATGATTAGTAACTGAAAAGCCtaattaatgtctttttttttctaaaaattgcatttttttagcaaaaataatacttttttaaatagttttaatataaataaaaaacaaatcttgtaaaattcaagttttttctttcagtgaatAAAAACTTCAAACTCCCAGCTGAAAGTTATTCAggacattaaataaattatgcatGATACATGCAGAATTTACCAGTAAGATAGACAGTTTAATGAAACGTATGCAGTTAGTTTCTACAGAAAAAGAGACATTTACTGATAATCTCTATATTACAGATTTTATTAATATGATATGAATGAATAGCTGTCAACTAAGTTTCTTAAATCagaatagaaataattattatatataatttaatcatcatttctttttcaaactttaaatgccccaagtggctcagcagtaCATCTGAGGGCTCAAActgttaaaaaccaggtttctttACTCAtcgtgggcacaacacagatacagtcatgtgaaaacatTAGGACAcactatgaaagcctgtgtatttttgtaacatttttggatatatagatatttaatctcaattttaacaacactgagagattataggaatataactgaacaataaaaactgaagaaaagacttttcaagatcttctgtaaatgtaattctacaaaaatacatattctaactgaagaaaaaattaggacatcctgccccctaatagctagtgttaccccctttggctgaagtaactgcagtgagatgctttttgtagccatctaccattctctgacattggtctgaagaaagtttgccccactcctcaatgcagaattctttcagctgtgagatgtttgagaggtttcttgcatgtacaacccctttcaaatcaccccacagcatctcaatgggattaagatctgggctttcactcggccattccaggactctccatttcttagttttcagccagtccttggtgggtttactggtatgttttgggtcattgttgtgttgcagaatccagttccacttcagctttaattttcttacagatggacttgcatgttcctcaagcaccctctgatacacagtagaattcatggtggattctatgattgtgagctgtccaggtcctgctgcagcaaagcagccccaaaccatgacacttccacctccatgcttcacagttggtatgaggttcttttcctggaatgctgtattaggtttatgccaaacatgtcctctgttctggtgtccatataattcaattttggactcatctgtccaaagaacattattccagaaatcctggtctttgtctacattctctctgacaatcttcagtctgaccttgatgtttctctcagagaacaaaggtttcctccttgcacaccatgcaagttacacttgtgcagtttctttctgattgtagagacatgcactttcacatcaacagtagccagagcctgctgtaggtcctgtgatgacattttagggtttgCAGAGACCTCTTTTAGTATCTTGCAGTCTGCTTTggagtgaacttgcttggacgaccagacctgagcatgttggcagttgttttgaaagccctccacttgttgactattttccagacagtggaatggc
Proteins encoded in this window:
- the LOC143252666 gene encoding glucocorticoid-induced transcript 1 protein-like isoform X4, whose product is MSNQTPQRVRRTGSPSSCSKKQGPLKATVPMSLMRQSNSPTRPSNKSTSPSLSPVSNRTRDGMKFKSRQSPDFRIGLSVDRRSPGSPGYKEKSNTLNIKSISTSPYIRRTASLDTIYLAGQWPRDCYYHSYYVRHMMDRATQTDEWEESDRKKGSQRKSPGSGGDQLEMKFIRQRLQRTNKSSFGQGSYNSLQRLSPFQGDHSAISLSTLAGSNNGSVCPSLPSTTTLPSSTSPYQHVHSKSAYGVPMGPVDRSHTGPIPIPHIPKAPIPRILSSVEGLNQEIERLVLKGLSGNDCVDIELERELEPPPDGHRAPIADLFRSTTVTSTCNVDTQTPSGRGESCSSSGATSRSQSVSPTVPFLGQMDSFQFPSREGSKSASPDPDCIFKLGTSPHINKFLAREPPDGCEKVKIVDERRNTTTSVEHLGYGPIKPCEKFVLLPSQSSAFYPLYKTCVSPSASDSALHQLTSSHTLTEEKLQ
- the LOC143252666 gene encoding glucocorticoid-induced transcript 1 protein-like isoform X3, translated to MKMSNQTPQRVRRTGSPSSCSKKQGPLKATVPMSLMRQSNSPTRPSNKSTSPSLSPVSNRTRDGMKFKSRQSPDFRIGLSVDRRSPGSPGYKEKSNTLNIKSISTSPYIRRTASLDTIYLAGQWPRDCYYHSYYVRHMMDRATQTDEWEESDRKKGSQRKSPGSGGDQLEMKFIRQRLQRTNKSSFGQGSYNSLQRLSPFQGDHSAISLSTLAGSNNGSVCPSLPSTTTLPSSTSPYQHVHSKSAYGVPMGPVDRSHTGPIPIPHIPKAPIPRILSSVEGLNQEIERLVLKGLSGNDCVDIELERELEPPPDGHRAPIADLFRSTTVTSTCNVDTQTPSGRGESCSSSGATSRSQSVSPTVPFLGQMDSFQFPSREGSKSASPDPDCIFKLGTSPHINKFLAREPPDGCEKVKIVDERRNTTTSVEHLGYGPIKPCEKFVLLPSQSSAFYPLYKTCVSPSASDSALHQLTSSHTLTEEKLQ
- the LOC143252666 gene encoding protein FAM117B-like isoform X5, whose product is MLAKTAEKSNTLNIKSISTSPYIRRTASLDTIYLAGQWPRDCYYHSYYVRHMMDRATQTDEWEESDRKKGSQRKSPGSGGDQLEMKFIRQRLQRTNKSSFGQGSYNSLQRLSPFQGDHSAISLSTLAGSNNGSVCPSLPSTTTLPSSTSPYQHVHSKSAYGVPMGPVDRSHTGPIPIPHIPKAPIPRILSSVEGLNQEIERLVLKGLSGNDCVDIELERELEPPPDGHRAPIADLFRSTTVTSTCNVDTQTPSGRGESCSSSGATSRSQSVSPTVPFLGQMDSFQFPSREGSKSASPDPDCIFKLGTSPHINKFLAREPPDGCEKVKIVDERRNTTTSVEHLGYGPIKPCEKFVLLPSQSSAFYPLYKTCVSPSASDSALHQLTSSHTLTEEKLQ
- the LOC143252666 gene encoding glucocorticoid-induced transcript 1 protein-like isoform X2 codes for the protein MSNQTPQRVRRTGSPSSCSKKQGPLKATVPMSLMRQSNSPTRPSNKSTSPSLSPVSNRTRDGMKFKSRQSPDFRIGLSVDRRSPGSPGYKALFNKVCTDALFKENKFERVKDATEVRRKQKSNTLNIKSISTSPYIRRTASLDTIYLAGQWPRDCYYHSYYVRHMMDRATQTDEWEESDRKKGSQRKSPGSGGDQLEMKFIRQRLQRTNKSSFGQGSYNSLQRLSPFQGDHSAISLSTLAGSNNGSVCPSLPSTTTLPSSTSPYQHVHSKSAYGVPMGPVDRSHTGPIPIPHIPKAPIPRILSSVEGLNQEIERLVLKGLSGNDCVDIELERELEPPPDGHRAPIADLFRSTTVTSTCNVDTQTPSGRGESCSSSGATSRSQSVSPTVPFLGQMDSFQFPSREGSKSASPDPDCIFKLGTSPHINKFLAREPPDGCEKVKIVDERRNTTTSVEHLGYGPIKPCEKFVLLPSQSSAFYPLYKTCVSPSASDSALHQLTSSHTLTEEKLQ
- the LOC143252666 gene encoding glucocorticoid-induced transcript 1 protein-like isoform X1; protein product: MKMSNQTPQRVRRTGSPSSCSKKQGPLKATVPMSLMRQSNSPTRPSNKSTSPSLSPVSNRTRDGMKFKSRQSPDFRIGLSVDRRSPGSPGYKALFNKVCTDALFKENKFERVKDATEVRRKQKSNTLNIKSISTSPYIRRTASLDTIYLAGQWPRDCYYHSYYVRHMMDRATQTDEWEESDRKKGSQRKSPGSGGDQLEMKFIRQRLQRTNKSSFGQGSYNSLQRLSPFQGDHSAISLSTLAGSNNGSVCPSLPSTTTLPSSTSPYQHVHSKSAYGVPMGPVDRSHTGPIPIPHIPKAPIPRILSSVEGLNQEIERLVLKGLSGNDCVDIELERELEPPPDGHRAPIADLFRSTTVTSTCNVDTQTPSGRGESCSSSGATSRSQSVSPTVPFLGQMDSFQFPSREGSKSASPDPDCIFKLGTSPHINKFLAREPPDGCEKVKIVDERRNTTTSVEHLGYGPIKPCEKFVLLPSQSSAFYPLYKTCVSPSASDSALHQLTSSHTLTEEKLQ